A genomic stretch from Polyangium spumosum includes:
- a CDS encoding AAA family ATPase yields MQTPEAQHHDTTVRIERLAVENFRCFERTSLSFQAGLAVLIGKNGAGKTTLLDAIATALAGWLVNLSHDERGFVMGSAIVGSAIVGSAPLGWSLSPSDVRVARIDKAGITTFEPQFPARIQAELRLSGELFGSGVERTPPGSVGWKVDSSLVDSATVMREAVQNGLDVTLPLVAYYGTDRTWRSGQEPSAKRDDLSRLAGYAGCLEPTTDLSSVRSWFRRMELLALQDGRTPPVLEASRRAILACLDGFDLVRYDARLDDLAARSTTTGLFLAFAQLSAGQKNLLGMVADMAFRAATLNPHLGADAAEQTPGIVLIDEIELHLHPAWQRRVIPDLRRAFPKVQFIITTHSPQVLSEVPTESVIVLDDSQAYHPAAPTEGRDSNSILFEVLGVSPHPKETVAELEAIAHLIDDGNDAEARKRLDALAERLTERDPEVSRLRGILDVVERIDAGDHEGA; encoded by the coding sequence GTGCAGACACCCGAGGCCCAGCATCACGATACGACGGTTCGTATCGAACGACTCGCCGTCGAGAACTTCCGGTGTTTCGAGCGGACGTCCTTGTCGTTCCAGGCCGGACTGGCTGTGCTGATCGGGAAGAATGGGGCCGGCAAGACGACCCTTCTGGATGCCATTGCGACGGCGCTCGCCGGATGGCTGGTGAACCTGTCTCATGACGAAAGGGGCTTCGTCATGGGGTCGGCGATCGTTGGTTCAGCGATTGTGGGCTCGGCGCCCTTGGGATGGTCGCTATCTCCATCCGATGTCCGCGTGGCGCGGATCGACAAGGCGGGGATCACGACGTTCGAGCCCCAGTTTCCCGCGCGCATCCAGGCGGAGCTGCGGCTGTCTGGTGAGCTCTTCGGATCCGGCGTCGAGAGAACACCGCCGGGTTCCGTAGGATGGAAGGTCGATTCATCCCTGGTCGATTCTGCCACGGTGATGCGCGAAGCCGTGCAAAACGGCCTCGATGTCACGCTGCCGCTGGTCGCCTATTACGGCACCGATCGCACCTGGCGGAGCGGACAAGAGCCATCCGCCAAGCGCGACGATCTATCCCGCCTTGCAGGTTACGCAGGTTGCCTCGAGCCCACCACGGATCTATCGAGCGTGCGTTCGTGGTTCCGGCGCATGGAGCTGCTCGCACTCCAGGACGGCCGTACACCGCCGGTCCTCGAAGCCAGCCGACGTGCCATCCTCGCGTGCCTTGATGGGTTCGATCTCGTTCGTTACGACGCCCGTCTCGACGACCTCGCGGCCCGCTCCACCACGACCGGCCTTTTCCTCGCATTCGCCCAGCTCAGCGCTGGGCAGAAGAACCTCCTCGGCATGGTCGCGGACATGGCCTTCCGCGCGGCGACGCTCAATCCCCACCTCGGCGCGGACGCCGCCGAACAGACGCCGGGTATCGTGCTCATCGACGAGATCGAGCTGCACCTCCACCCCGCCTGGCAACGCCGCGTCATCCCCGACCTGCGCCGCGCCTTCCCCAAGGTCCAGTTCATCATCACGACGCACTCGCCCCAGGTCCTCAGCGAAGTACCTACCGAATCCGTCATCGTCCTCGACGACTCCCAGGCCTACCACCCCGCTGCCCCGACCGAGGGCCGTGATTCAAACTCGATCCTCTTCGAAGTCCTCGGCGTGTCGCCTCACCCGAAAGAGACCGTCGCCGAACTCGAAGCCATCGCGCATTTGATCGACGACGGCAACGACGCCGAGGCGCGGAAGCGGCTCGATGCGCTCGCCGAGAGATTGACCGAGCGTGATCCCGAGGTCAGCAGGCTGCGGGGCATCCTCGACGTGGTGGAGCGCATCGATGCGGGTGATCACGAAGGGGCCTGA
- the xseB gene encoding exodeoxyribonuclease VII small subunit: MSEETAMNKPTAATQAGALSFEESTRRLSAIVEELEGGELPLEKSLALFEEGVRLARAAKERLDRAERRVEELLGVDAQGKPIVREFES; the protein is encoded by the coding sequence ATGAGCGAAGAGACGGCGATGAACAAGCCAACTGCGGCGACGCAAGCGGGCGCGCTCTCGTTCGAGGAGTCGACGCGTAGGCTCTCGGCCATCGTGGAGGAGCTCGAGGGTGGCGAGCTGCCGCTCGAGAAGTCCCTCGCGCTCTTCGAGGAGGGTGTGCGCCTCGCGCGTGCGGCGAAGGAGCGGCTCGACCGTGCCGAGCGTCGGGTGGAGGAGCTTCTCGGCGTCGACGCGCAGGGCAAGCCCATCGTGCGCGAGTTCGAGAGCTAG
- a CDS encoding competence/damage-inducible protein A yields the protein MRTAAALIIGNELLSGKIADANVVVLARALRSLGVVFRRVVMVLDEIDVIAEEVRLLSSTHDWLFTSGGVGPTHDDVTIDAVARAFGTHVVSEPSMEAMLRAYYGEKLTAGHLLMARMPHGARLASSVSMPWPTVVMKNVWVLPGVPEIFQAKIPLIRDELGADVPFVSHAVFTTLDEGTLKPMLDHVVSSHPDVEVGSYPRWSGLEYRTKLTFDGLDGEKVRSARDAFAASLPEEAVVRVE from the coding sequence GTGCGAACGGCGGCGGCGCTCATCATTGGCAACGAGCTGCTCAGCGGCAAGATCGCGGACGCGAACGTGGTCGTGCTCGCGCGGGCCTTGCGTTCGCTCGGCGTGGTCTTCCGGCGGGTGGTGATGGTGCTCGACGAGATCGACGTCATCGCCGAGGAGGTGCGTCTGCTCTCCTCCACGCACGACTGGCTCTTCACGAGCGGCGGGGTGGGTCCGACACACGACGACGTGACGATCGACGCGGTCGCGCGGGCGTTTGGCACGCACGTGGTGAGTGAGCCGTCGATGGAGGCGATGCTTCGGGCCTACTACGGCGAGAAGCTGACCGCGGGTCATTTGCTGATGGCGCGTATGCCGCACGGGGCGCGCCTGGCGTCGAGCGTGTCGATGCCGTGGCCGACGGTGGTGATGAAGAACGTGTGGGTGCTGCCCGGGGTGCCGGAGATCTTCCAGGCGAAGATCCCGCTCATCCGCGACGAGCTCGGCGCGGACGTGCCGTTCGTGTCGCACGCGGTGTTCACGACGCTGGACGAGGGCACGCTCAAGCCGATGCTCGACCACGTGGTCTCGTCGCACCCGGACGTGGAGGTCGGCTCGTACCCGCGCTGGAGCGGGCTCGAATATCGAACGAAGCTGACGTTCGACGGGCTGGACGGGGAGAAGGTGCGGTCGGCGCGGGACGCGTTCGCGGCGAGCTTGCCGGAAGAGGCGGTCGTGAGGGTGGAGTAG